The following nucleotide sequence is from Salvia miltiorrhiza cultivar Shanhuang (shh) chromosome 7, IMPLAD_Smil_shh, whole genome shotgun sequence.
ACTCGTACCGGTGGGGCTCCCCCACTGCCACCGCCCCCGACAACTTCTCGTGGTCGGAGGCGTTCCACATCTCCCTCACCAAGATCTCCGACGAATCTTGCTACGCCGAGTTCTCCTCTCTAAGGTATATATATAGGCTAGGGTTAGTCCAAAGTCGCATTTCACCGAGGGGGTGTTTACTCTGCATGATGGATAAGATGaataattgagtatttttattctcaatGATGAGATTACTCTAAACCCACCTTTTTGATAGgagaatcaaacaaaattaacttaaatgataaaaataataaagggtcttgggatatcccaaagtttcaatccaacaaataaacaaaagattaaccttactatttttatctatcaaagttaatccttcaaagtaaacgcccccacGTACGAGATATTAATCGGTCATGTGAATCTTGTGCAGGGAAGTGCTGGTCGGATACGCCGCAGAAATGCAGAAACTGGCCAAACTGCTAGCTGAGGTGCTGATCAAGAATCTAGGGCAAACAATGCAAGATTTTGAGGAGACTATCGAATGCGACGAGAGCACATGTTTTCTTCGATTAAACCGATATCCGGCATGCCCATTACCTGCAGAAATCTCCGGTTTGGTGCCACACACAGATAGTGATTTTCTCACAATATTACATCAAGATGAAGTTGGGGGGCTTCAACTCATCAAAGACTCCAAATGGGTTGCTGTCAAACCCAACAAAGATGCACTCATTGTCAACATTGGTGATCTTTTTCAGGTCATATTTTATTTCTATGTGTTTTTATGTCTCAACCCTAatctcatattttaaaatttgggtgGTTTTCAGTTTGCTAATTAAAGAGGTGATCTTGTCGGATTTCATAAAAGTTATAATTAAGTTGTGCAAATGGAAATGAGGTTTCGATTCCCTAAATGATGACAGCGACGTAATTTATTTGATATGTGCATGATTCCATTCTATAATTAATTTCTCAAAGCTACTAAAAAGCAAAGATTTGTCCAAGAATCGTTTAAATATATTGATGATGACATTATATCAATCATATCTTTGTCGcctacaaaattattttattagcaTTATTCAATGTCACAAGACAATAAATTGCAAATTGTATATACGCGGCATGGAAGATGCAACTAACATTCTGTCCCTCAATGATCTCATTCATTCCCCACCaattaatcttaaattaaataatagtatatataaGCCTATAAAGGAGTAGCTATAGGTTGCATATTTATTCCTATAGCCTTAAATGAACTGAATTTGTCACTTTGTATGTGTCGATTAGTGTAGTCAAACTCGTTTGTTGACAGTTAGAATCAATacttaatttgattaattaatttaatactccatGTATTATTAATATTGTATATTAATGTTTGGAATCTTGATAATAAATTTATGGTGCAGGCTTGGAGTAACAATTTGTATAAGAGTGTGGAGCATAAAGTGATGGCTAATCCAAAGATAGAGAGATTCTCAGTGGCCTACTTTCTTTGCCCTTCTTATGACTCTTTGATCAAGACTTACAAACAGCCATCTCTTTATACTAATTTTACCTTTGCAGACTACAGAGCCAAAGTCCAAGAAGATTCTAGATTATTTGGTCGAAAAATTGGCCTATCTAGGTTTCTACgatcataattattcatgtcttccaatattaattatatatatatataagcaaaaGTTTATAACAAATTGTTTAGAAATTAAGGGAATAAGACTAGATCCCCTTTACGCGTTAAGGAATAAATTCTTATTGCACTACATCATGTGACTGATAATTAAATGTAAGAATAGTAGTACTATTGTTTGCAGAGATAATATATATgttacatattattattatcacaaGTTTGGACATGCAGATATGAGTCATACATTAATGGAATATAAAACCGAGTCTAGCTagttttcaagaaaaaaaaaaagaatttcaagaaaattttatatgtGAAAAAAGTTATGGGCATTTGACTTAAGACTGCCAAACTGCCTACGGGAATTGGCCATGTTCAATTTCGTCGCATTTTTCAAgtctttttattttatcttcttAAAATATTCTTAGCATGTTAGTTCATACTCATactatgagagagagagagcaattATTTTGCGAGTGTTTTTACATTTGGGGCGAGTCAATATTCTTCTAATATAAAGCGATTGCCGTTATTtggctaaatttattttaaagagtttataactttcaataatttataaaatgtttcaagaatttataagaTCTAATTTTTTAAGActtataaattgttaaaatattgggataattgagcttaaaagttagagagataatttttttaagagaaattaaagagaaatatttttatagagaTAAAAAATGGAAGATAAATAtacttaaatgatatatgatgaaaataataaattatagttaaaaatatttataaaatgattgttgcatataagattataaaaaaaaaataggatagataaaattattttttggggaacttataagctcttgaagtttataagttgtttaagaacTTACaaacttataaattgttttgaAGAGAGCTCAGTCAAACACATGATTTTGTGATTCCAGCTAGTAGCATCGAGTGAGTCAACTACCGTTAACTAAGTGATCCTTGATCACCTTGTAATACCATGTTCTCTTCTCACTGTGGATTCGGTCTGCATCAGACATTATCACGTTCACGCAACGTTTTGCTTAATTTTATTCATaacctatattttatttattataatctGCTATTTAAAATAAAGTTGGTCTTGGATATAATCGATTGTACCGGATAATCGGGTTGCATTTTGACCCCATCCTAATCCGaaccgtgtaaatgacattattcaattatacaaataacattgtttgtaattgac
It contains:
- the LOC130996252 gene encoding gibberellin 2-beta-dioxygenase 8-like, yielding MVALESTPPLSQHYTKVAHGRSHDRSSQSEVACHHDLPVIDLAGLMDGDEGARAKCASEIAAASSEWGFFQVVNHGINPKLLNRMRREQIELFNAPFSRKSSCGILNNSYRWGSPTATAPDNFSWSEAFHISLTKISDESCYAEFSSLREVLVGYAAEMQKLAKLLAEVLIKNLGQTMQDFEETIECDESTCFLRLNRYPACPLPAEISGLVPHTDSDFLTILHQDEVGGLQLIKDSKWVAVKPNKDALIVNIGDLFQAWSNNLYKSVEHKVMANPKIERFSVAYFLCPSYDSLIKTYKQPSLYTNFTFADYRAKVQEDSRLFGRKIGLSRFLRS